One genomic window of Magnolia sinica isolate HGM2019 chromosome 3, MsV1, whole genome shotgun sequence includes the following:
- the LOC131240526 gene encoding MDIS1-interacting receptor like kinase 2-like: MKESLRSLIFLFLFCFCVKISSQKEAEALLRWKHSLLSHSLDSWTLTNGSESSPCNWAGIQCDVAGRVIEIDLSYSGLNGTLDEFTFSAFPNLTSFNLNTNNIVGVLPVQIGTLSKLTVLDLGTNNITDSIPAEIGNLIQLRILRLSKNSFTSAIPYQLTTLQKVWLLDLGGNYLTPPDPVRATGMASLTQLTLNLNNLGPDFPPFILNCSKLIFLDLSENLMRGPIPIELGSSLKNLKFLNLSVNSFEGPIPVEITSLAELQHLRLGTNKLNGSIPKQIGHLSNLQILELLNNPLWGLIPPSIGNLTMLRKLDLTNAGLNSAIPHELGSCINLTSLALATNNLSGPLPLSLTKLIKISELGLSNNHLSGEIHTYFLSNWTQLTSLQLQENNLIGRIPPEIGLLRKLEFLYLFLNRTSGSIPSEIGNLSRLIELDLSLNSISGPIPSSIGNLTSLSKLSLFGNQLNGTLPLELGNMESLEIFDSSDNNLQGSLPSTVSRLKNLRIFYVSNNSFAGSIPEDFSPVHLQNVSFSLNNFSGPLPPQICGGGELVYISADYNRFTGPLPESLRNCIGLDRVRLEQNRFDGDIMDAFGVYPDLQYIDLSSNRLYGELSPNWGKCTKLSSFRISENSISGRIPPEIGQLENIQVLSISSNMLTGNIPTEFFNSSSPLYNLNLSENQLSGLIPAEIGQLSRLQILDFSNNNLSGPIPEELGDCRLLISLRLSSNKLNGTIPSQIGNLASLQSELDLSRNLLTGEIPAQLGSLRSLEHLNLSNNNLSGPIKTALQGMTSLTSVDVSHNNFEGPLPNTTAFRNATAEALAGNSGLCGREVQGLNPCSTYSSPTNNSKSRTWKLIIAIVIPIVFVAVFIFIVVRIFICFKKSEEPNDENLELSGEISFSVWNYDGRITFKKIIAATENFNEKYCIGKGSQGSVYKVELEKENVIAVKRLHMSEDGITDAGRKGFESEIQALTEIRHRNVVKLYGYCSSNSCMFLVYEFMEKGSLGSILYSEEGQKMLDWEKRLNIIKGVANALSYMHHDCTPAIIHRDISRNNVLLDSQFEAHISDFGTARLLKPDESHRTTAVGSYGYIAPELATTMKVTEKCDVYSFGVLALEVVMGKHPGELLSGLSNGEHEVLLVSLFDQRLQPPTNSIVQEVAWAVKFALASARTNPKSRPTMHNVARELSIGSRPPLHEPLDTLTLQQLMEL; encoded by the exons ATGAAAGAATCTCTACGGAGCCTCATCTTTCTCTTCTTGTTTTGCTTTTGCGTGAAAATATCATCACAGAAAGAAGCAGAAGCTTTGCTGAGATGGAAACACAGCTTACTCTCTCACTCACTGGATTCATGGACTCTCACCAATGGCAGTGAAAGCAGTCCTTGCAATTGGGCTGGAATCCAGTGTGACGTTGCTGGAAGAGTCATTGAAATCGACCTCTCATACTCTGGCCTCAATGGGACTCTCGACGAATTCACCTTCTCCGCATTCCCCAATCTCACCAGCTTCAATCTCAATACGAACAACATTGTTGGGGTGCTGCCGGTTCAAATCGGTACTCTGTCGAAGCTCACAGTTCTCGATCTGGGTACCAATAATATCACAGATTCCATCCCTGCAGAGATCGGAAACCTCATTCAATTGCGCATCCTTCGTCTCTCAAAAAACAGCTTCACCAGTGCAATTCCCTATCAGCTAACCACTCTTCAAAAGGTATGGCTCTTGGATCTTGGCGGGAACTATCTTACACCTCCTGACCCAGTTCGGGCTACAGGCATGGCGTCACTGACGCAACTCACTCTCAATCTCAACAATCTTGGCCCTGATTTCCCCCCTTTCATCCTCAATTGTTCGAAGCTTATTTTCTTGGACTTATCCGAAAATCTCATGAGAGGTCCGATTCCTATAGAGCTTGGTTCTAGTCTAAAGAACcttaaattcctaaacctgagTGTAAACTCATTCGAGGGTCCAATTCCAGTGGAAATCACAAGCCTTGCAGAACTTCAACACCTTCGGTTGGGAACAAACAAGCTCAATGGCTCCATACCCAAACAAATCGGGCACCTGTCCAACCTCCAAATCCTCGAATTGCTCAACAATCCACTTTGGGGGCTAATACCACCATCGATAGGAAACCTTACCATGCTTCGAAAGTTAGATCTCACGAATGCAGGCTTGAATTCTGCCATACCTCATGAGCTAGGTTCTTGCATTAACCTTACTTCCCTTGCACTGGCAACAAACAATCTTTCAGGTCCATTGCCGCTTTCCTTGACAAAGCTAATCAAGATCTCAGAACTTGGATTGTCTAATAATCATCTATCTGGTGAAATCCATACATATTTCCTATCCAATTGGACCCAGCTCACTTCCTTGCAACTCCAGGAAAACAACCTCATAGGAAGAATCCCACCCGAAATTGGTTTGCTCCGTAAACTTGAATTCTTGTACCTGTTTCTCAATCGGACGTCAGGTTCTATACCTTCTGAGATTGGAAATTTGTCACGTTTGATTGAACTCGACTTATCACTTAACTCCATATCTGGCCCAATCCCTTCAAGCATAGGAAACTTAACTAGTCTTTCTAAGTTGAGTCTCTTTGGGAACCAACTTAATGGAACCCTACCGCTTGAGCTAGGGAACATGGAAAGCCTTGAAATTTTCGATTCGAGCGACAACAATCTTCAAGGCTCCTTGCCATCAACAGTATCCCGTCTGAAGAATTTGCGGATCTTCTATGTTTCGAATAACAGCTTCGCAGGTAGCATACCTGAAGATTTCAGTCCCGTTCACCTTCAGAATGTCAGCTTTTCCTTGAACAATTTCTCTGGCCCACTCCCTCCACAAATCTGTGGAGGTGGGGAACTTGTATATATTTCAGCAGATTATAACAGATTCACAGGACCACTCCCAGAGAGCCTTAGAAATTGCATCGGCTTAGACAGAGTCCGCCTTGAACAGAACCGCTTCGATGGGGACATCATGGATGCATTTGGAGTATACCCAGATCTTCAATACATCGACTTGAGCAGTAACCGTCTCTATGGTGAATTGTCCCCAAATTGGGGAAAATGTACTAAGCTCTCATCTTTTCGAATATCGGAAAATTCTATATCAGGCAGAATACCCCCAGAGATTGGACAACTAGAAAATATCCAAGTCCTGAGCATTTCTTCTAATATGTTAACAGGAAATATTCCTACCGAGTTCTTCAATTCATCGTCACCTCTTTATAACCTGAATTTGAGTGAAAATCAGCTTTCGGGTCTGATACCAGCAGAAATTGGACAGTTATCGCGATTGCAAATCCTGGACTTTTCAAATAACAATCTAAGCGGGCCGATACCAGAAGAGCTCGGGGATTGCCGACTACTAATATCCTTGAGGCTCAGCAGCAACAAATTAAATGGAACAATCCCTTCTCAAATTGGAAATCTAGCGTCCCTACAGTCTGAGCTAGACCTGAGTCGAAATTTGCTCACTGGAGAGATACCGGCACAGCTTGGATCTTTAAGATCACTAGAACATTTGAATCTCTCTAATAACAACCTCTCTGGTCCGATAAAAACTGCTTTGCAGGGTATGACAAGCCTTACATCAGTCGATGTATCACATAACAACTTTGAAGGTCCCCTTCCGAATACTACTGCCTTTCGAAATGCTACTGCTGAGGCTTTGGCAGGCAATTCAGGTTTGTGCGGCAGAGAAGTGCAAGGTCTGAATCCTTGCAGTACGTATTCCTCCCCGACGAACAATAGCAAAAGCAGAACTTGGAAACTGATCATCGCGATAGTCATTCCAATAGTCTTTGTTGCAGTTTTTATATTTATTGTTGTAAGGATCTTCATCTGCTTCAAAAAATCAGAAGAACCGAATGATGAAAATCTCGAATTAAGCGGGGAGATCTCATTTTCAGTGTGGAATTATGATGGGAGGATAACATTCAAAAAAATCATTGCAGCGACAGAGAATTTCAACGAGAAGTACTGTATCGGGAAAGGCAGTCAAGGGAGTGTGTACAAAGTCGAACTTGAGAAGGAGAATGTCATCGCTGTAAAGCGCCTTCACATGTCTGAAGATGGGATTACAGATGCTGGCCGGAAGGGTTTTGAGAGTGAAATTCAGGCGCTAACTGAAATACGGCATCGGAATGTCGTGAAACTGTATGGGTATTGTTCATCGAATAGCTGCATGTTTTTGGTGTATGAGTTTATGGAGAAGGGTAGTTTGGGAAGTATTCTGTACAGTGAAGAAGGACAGAAGATGCTGGACTGGGAGAAGAGGTTGAATATTATCAAAGGGGTAGCAAATGCTCTATCTTACATGCACCATGACTGTACACCAGCTATCATCCACCGAGACATTTCAAGGAATAATGTACTGTTGGATTCGCAGTTTGAAGCTCATATCTCTGACTTTGGGACTGCGCGGTTACTGAAACCAGATGAGTCTCACAGGACGACTGCTGTTGGCTCCTATGGTTATATTGCACCAG AGCTCGCTACAACAATGAAGGTGACTGAAAAATGTGACGTCTACAGCTTCGGAGTTCTTGCTCTTGAAGTAGTGATGGGAAAGCACCCCGGTGAACTTCTCTCAGGATTATCGAATGGAGAACACGAAGTACTTCTTGTAAGCTTGTTCGATCAACGGCTTCAGCCTCCAACCAATTCCATAGTCCAAGAAGTAGCTTGGGCAGTGAAGTTTGCCTTGGCGAGCGCACGCACAAACCCCAAGTCCCGCCCCACCATGCATAACGTTGCTCGTGAATTATCAATAGGCTCAAGACCACCTCTCCATGAGCCATTAGACACACTTACGTTGCAGCAATTAATGGAGTTGTAA